Within the Deinococcus aerolatus genome, the region CTGGGCACTGCGGGTGTCGCTGCTGCGGATCAGGGCCAGGCCCATCATGAAGTCGCCCACGGCTAGCGCCACCACCTCGATCCGGTCAGTGGTAAATGCCAGCCGGGTCACCTCGCCGGAGCCCAGGCGGCGGCCCGTACGGTCCAGGCTGGTCCTGAGCGAGGCGAGTTCGGCGGCCAGCACCTCGCCGCCGTCGCCGTAGGACTCCACCGGCAGACCATCGGGGCCTACCAGGGCGCTGGCCACCACGCCAGGAAGACTGCTCAGGGCATCAAGTTTCACAGCGTTTGCTCCAGTCGGCGGGCGGCCTCACGGCCATACAGGCGGGCCTGACCCAGGTTGCTGCGGGCGTCCAGAGCCAGCAGCAGAAAGTAGTCGGCATGGATGGGTTGCAGGTACACGCTCAGGCGTTCGCCGCGCAGGTACAGTTCACGGGGCTGCCCGGCGCCCAGGGTCTGGGTGTAGGCGTGGCCGGCCGCCTGAAGCAGGCCGGCGTGTTCGGCAATCAGCAGGTTGAGATCCGTGTCGGTGGTGGCGTGGCCCTCGATCAGCAGGCCGTCCAGCCCACCGATGGCCGCCGCCCACGCGCCGTCCACATCTTTGACCAGTTGGGTGAGGTGAGCAAGCATTCTGAACCCATGATAGGAACGGTCCCTTTCAAATCACGCACAAGTGCACACACTGCCGAGACAGGCAGGACCATGCGCGGATACCGGGCGTACAGGACGGCGAAACCGCAGCTCAGACATCTGTCTCTCCATAGGCGAATTCCCTCCTTTATGAACTGCGTCACCTCTTCTTTCCCCGCAAGGCAGAGGACAGCGTGGGCCGCAATCTGACGCCGCACAGACTCAGCCCTGGCCGCCCGCCTCTTTTCCATTTCCTGCTGCCGTCAGGCAATTCAGTGGCGAGGCCATCCGTTGACCCCAGACGCACAGCACCCCGCCAATGCCGACCGGAAGGCCGCCCATCCAGCCAGGCGAATCACCGTCTTTGCCGGTATTTTCGGGTACAATGGGGGCATTGAGGGAAGCCCTTCGGCGGAGCGATTTTCATTACGCATATGACATAATATGCTAGAATTGTTTCACTCCTGGCAGCCGCGCCAGGCCTCCATCACCCCAACACTGCCGGGCGGATCTTTCGCCGCCCCGACTGGAGCCACATGACTGGAATTCATCCTGTTGACATCACCAGCGAAGTCAAGACCAACTTCATCACCTACGCCATGAATGTAATCGTGGACCGTGCGCTGCCCGACGTCCGCGACGGCCTCAAGCCGGTGCAGCGCCGGATCATGTACGCCATGATGCTCGAGGGGCTGTACAGCAACCAGAAGCACGCCAAGTCCGCCTCCGTGGTCGGCGAGGTCATGAAAAAGTACCACCCGCACGGCGACTCGTCGATCTACGACGCCATGGTGCGCCTGGGCCAGTGGTGGAACATCCGCTATCCCCTGGTGCATCCGCAGGGCAACTTCGGCAGCATCGACGGCGATCCGCCCGCCGCCATGCGCTACACCGAGGCCCGCATGACCAAGGTGGCCGAGGAAGTGCTGGCGGACCTCGAGAAAGAAACCGTCGACATGCGCCCCAACTACGACGACACCACGGTTCAGCCCTCTGTGCTGCCCTCGGCGGTGCCCAACCTGCTGATCAACGGCGCCACCGGCATCGCCGTGGGGATGGCAACCAACATTCCGCCGCACAACCTGACCGAGATCTGCAACGGGCTGCTGGCGATGGTGGACAAGCCGGAAATCACGCTGGATGAGATGATGGAACACGTTCAGGGACCGGATTTTCCCACGGGCGGGCGCATTAGCAAGATGGGCATCCGCGAGGCCTACGCCACCGGGCACTCGGGCCTGAAGGTGCGCGGCAAGGCCCGCATCGAGGAAAAGAACGGGCGCAACCAGATCATCATTTCCGAGATTCCGTATCAGGTGAACAAGACCAACCTGATCCAGACCATCAGCGCAATGTACAAGGCGGGCAAGATTCCCGACATCTCGGCCCTGCGCGACGAGTCGGACCGCAAGGACCCGGTGCGCGTGGTGATCGAGCTCAAGCGCGGCGCCATTCCCACGCTGGTGCTGAACCAGCTGTACAAATACACGCAGCTGCAGGGCACGTTCACGGTGATCAACCTGAGCATCGTGAACGGCGAGCCGCGCGTGCTGCCGCTGGTGGACACCATGCGCTACTTCCTGGCCCACCGTCAGGACGTGGTGACGCGCCGTACCGTCTACGAACTGAAGAAGGCCGAGGAACGCGCCCACATTCTGGAAGGGCTCCTGAAAGCGCTGGACGACATCGACGAGGTTATTGCCCGCATCCGCGCCAGCAACACCAGCGCCGAGGCGAGAGACGCGCTGATGCAGCGCTTCACCCTGTCCGAGATTCAGGCACAGGCGATTCTGGACATGCGCCTGCAGCGTCTGGTGGGTCTGGAGCGCGAGAAGATCCAGGGTGAGTACGACGAACTGAGCGTCACCATTGCCCGCCTGCGCTCGATCCTGGGCGACGAGAAACTGTTGTGGCGCGAGATCAAGAAGGA harbors:
- a CDS encoding roadblock/LC7 domain-containing protein, which codes for MLAHLTQLVKDVDGAWAAAIGGLDGLLIEGHATTDTDLNLLIAEHAGLLQAAGHAYTQTLGAGQPRELYLRGERLSVYLQPIHADYFLLLALDARSNLGQARLYGREAARRLEQTL
- a CDS encoding roadblock/LC7 domain-containing protein, which produces MKLDALSSLPGVVASALVGPDGLPVESYGDGGEVLAAELASLRTSLDRTGRRLGSGEVTRLAFTTDRIEVVALAVGDFMMGLALIRSSDTRSAQQALAKLALDIDNLPRVDRS
- the gyrA gene encoding DNA gyrase subunit A, with amino-acid sequence MTGIHPVDITSEVKTNFITYAMNVIVDRALPDVRDGLKPVQRRIMYAMMLEGLYSNQKHAKSASVVGEVMKKYHPHGDSSIYDAMVRLGQWWNIRYPLVHPQGNFGSIDGDPPAAMRYTEARMTKVAEEVLADLEKETVDMRPNYDDTTVQPSVLPSAVPNLLINGATGIAVGMATNIPPHNLTEICNGLLAMVDKPEITLDEMMEHVQGPDFPTGGRISKMGIREAYATGHSGLKVRGKARIEEKNGRNQIIISEIPYQVNKTNLIQTISAMYKAGKIPDISALRDESDRKDPVRVVIELKRGAIPTLVLNQLYKYTQLQGTFTVINLSIVNGEPRVLPLVDTMRYFLAHRQDVVTRRTVYELKKAEERAHILEGLLKALDDIDEVIARIRASNTSAEARDALMQRFTLSEIQAQAILDMRLQRLVGLEREKIQGEYDELSVTIARLRSILGDEKLLWREIKKEIRDIRDRYGDERRSTISVLEDDISKEDLIAVEDMVITMTKAGYLKRTNLTSYREQKRGGRGASGGKLREEDINTRVFVGSTHDFLLFFTDQGRVFHEKIYDLPEAGRDAKGTHIRNLLPGLRDDENIASVLSVKSFEEKGCFIFATRKGVVKKTMITDYGNITSAGLIAINLQNGDELISVGIVQDDDHVVLATRNGKAMRFQSGEVRDTGRATQGVIGIRLREGEDDAVVSMALVPGGDDTSELLSVSEFGLGKRTPVGDYPAKGRGGMGVITLDVTDKTGRLVTLARVAGDEELMVLTEKGTVIRTRVEEVRVTGRNAQGVKVINIGDKDSVISAFPIRREDEV